In a single window of the Pseudomonas oryzihabitans genome:
- the efeB gene encoding iron uptake transporter deferrochelatase/peroxidase subunit: MKKSAPDQPNIDRRRLLGGLGATGLALAGAGLCPMHARAASTAEVTRAPGSANTHQHQDFFGRHQSGIVTPRPAAGMIVAFDVLANDREDLERLLRTLDERIRFLMQGGPVPEVDPKLPPLDSGILGPVVTPDNLTVTVSVGESLFDDRFGLSEVKPRQLQRMTGFPNDALEADCCHGDLCLQFCANTPDTNIHALRDILKNLPDLLVIRWKQEGSVPVQDPPPGQPAESARNFLGFRDGSANPDSTDRQAMDRIVWVQPDSGEPAWAAQGSYQAVRIIRNFVERWDRTPLQEQEAIFGRRKASGAPMAGGHETDVPDYASDPKGKVTPLDAHIRLANPRTPESQRNLILRRPFNYSNGVRKNGQLDMGLLFIAYQADLEQGFIAVQKRLDGEPLEEYIKPIGGGYFFVLPGITDPKDYLGRSLLAAAPL, encoded by the coding sequence ATGAAGAAGTCCGCCCCCGATCAGCCCAACATCGACCGTCGCCGCCTGCTGGGTGGCCTCGGCGCCACCGGCCTGGCCCTGGCCGGCGCCGGCCTCTGCCCGATGCATGCCCGGGCGGCCAGCACCGCCGAGGTGACCCGCGCCCCTGGCAGCGCCAATACCCATCAGCACCAGGACTTCTTCGGCCGGCATCAGAGCGGCATCGTCACCCCGCGCCCGGCTGCTGGGATGATCGTGGCCTTCGATGTGCTGGCTAATGACCGTGAAGACCTGGAACGGCTGCTGCGTACCCTCGACGAGCGCATTCGCTTCCTGATGCAGGGCGGCCCGGTCCCCGAGGTGGATCCCAAGCTGCCGCCGTTGGATTCGGGCATCCTCGGCCCGGTGGTGACGCCGGACAATCTCACCGTCACCGTCTCGGTGGGCGAGTCGCTGTTCGATGATCGTTTCGGCCTGAGCGAGGTCAAGCCGCGGCAGCTGCAGCGCATGACCGGCTTTCCCAACGACGCCCTGGAAGCGGACTGCTGCCATGGCGATCTCTGCCTGCAGTTCTGCGCCAACACCCCGGACACCAACATCCACGCCCTGCGCGACATCCTGAAGAACCTGCCCGACCTCCTGGTGATCCGCTGGAAGCAGGAAGGTAGCGTGCCGGTGCAGGATCCGCCGCCCGGACAACCGGCGGAGAGCGCGCGCAACTTCCTGGGCTTTCGCGACGGTTCCGCCAATCCAGACTCCACCGACCGACAGGCGATGGATCGCATCGTCTGGGTCCAGCCCGACAGCGGTGAGCCTGCCTGGGCTGCCCAGGGCAGCTACCAGGCGGTACGCATCATCCGCAATTTCGTCGAGCGCTGGGATCGCACGCCGCTGCAGGAGCAGGAGGCCATCTTCGGCCGGCGCAAGGCCAGTGGCGCCCCCATGGCCGGCGGTCACGAGACCGACGTGCCGGACTACGCGAGCGACCCCAAGGGCAAGGTCACGCCGCTGGACGCCCACATCCGCCTGGCCAATCCCCGCACCCCGGAGAGCCAGCGCAACCTGATCCTGCGCCGCCCCTTCAACTACTCCAATGGCGTGCGCAAGAACGGCCAGCTCGACATGGGCCTGCTGTTCATCGCCTACCAGGCGGACCTGGAACAGGGCTTCATCGCCGTGCAGAAACGCCTGGATGGCGAGCCCCTGGAGGAATACATCAAGCCCATCGGCGGCGGTTACTTCTTCGTGCTGCCAGGCATCACCGATCCAAAGGACTATCTCGGCCGCAGCCTGCTGGCAGCCGCACCGCTTTAA
- the efeO gene encoding iron uptake system protein EfeO, which produces MKRSFLAVALGMALATPAFAANSPLDLVGPISDYKIYVTDNLAKLTEQTQAFTAAVKRGDLATARKLYAPTRVSYEQVEPIAELFSDLDAAIDSREDDHEQGVKSEDFTGFHRLEHALFTQNTTEGQGPLADKLLEDVKDLQSRVDGLTFPPEKVVGGAAALMEEVAATKVSGEEERYSHTDLYDFQANVDGAKKIVDLFRPQIEKQDKAFVAKVDKNFATVDKILAKYKTKDGGFETYDKVSERDRKALVGPVNTLAEDLSTLRGKLGLN; this is translated from the coding sequence ATGAAACGCTCGTTCCTCGCCGTTGCCCTCGGTATGGCCCTGGCTACGCCGGCCTTCGCCGCCAACTCGCCGCTGGATCTGGTCGGCCCCATCTCCGACTACAAGATCTACGTCACCGACAACCTGGCCAAGCTCACCGAGCAGACCCAGGCCTTCACCGCAGCGGTCAAACGCGGCGACCTGGCTACCGCGCGCAAGCTCTATGCGCCGACGCGGGTCTCCTACGAACAGGTCGAGCCCATCGCCGAACTCTTCAGCGACTTGGACGCCGCCATCGACTCCCGTGAAGACGACCATGAACAAGGCGTCAAATCCGAGGACTTCACCGGCTTCCACCGCTTGGAACACGCCCTCTTCACCCAGAACACCACCGAGGGCCAGGGGCCCCTCGCCGACAAGCTGCTGGAGGACGTCAAGGACCTGCAGAGCCGCGTCGACGGCCTGACCTTCCCGCCGGAAAAGGTCGTGGGTGGCGCCGCGGCGCTGATGGAGGAAGTGGCGGCGACCAAGGTGTCGGGCGAGGAAGAACGCTACAGCCATACCGATCTGTACGATTTCCAGGCCAACGTCGACGGCGCCAAGAAGATCGTCGACCTGTTCCGCCCGCAGATAGAGAAGCAGGACAAGGCCTTCGTCGCCAAGGTCGACAAGAACTTCGCCACCGTCGACAAGATCCTGGCCAAGTACAAGACCAAGGATGGCGGCTTCGAGACCTACGACAAGGTCAGCGAACGTGATCGCAAGGCCCTGGTCGGCCCGGTCAATACCCTGGCCGA